The following coding sequences are from one Caloranaerobacter sp. TR13 window:
- the rnpM gene encoding RNase P modulator RnpM — translation MMKKRKVPLRKCVGCSEQKPKKELVRIVKNKEGIVSVDLKGKANGRGAYICRNIDCLEKAIKGKKLNKALEIDIPQEVYIKLKEELTKDE, via the coding sequence ATGATGAAAAAAAGGAAAGTACCACTTAGAAAATGTGTTGGATGTAGTGAACAAAAACCTAAAAAAGAGCTGGTTAGGATTGTAAAAAATAAAGAAGGTATTGTTAGTGTAGATTTAAAAGGAAAGGCTAATGGAAGAGGAGCCTATATATGTAGAAATATAGATTGCTTAGAGAAGGCTATAAAAGGTAAAAAGTTAAATAAAGCTTTAGAGATTGATATTCCTCAAGAAGTTTACATAAAATTAAAAGAGGAGTTAACTAAAGATGAATAA
- the nusA gene encoding transcription termination factor NusA — MKAEFLEALEQIVKDKGITKDVLYDALEAALKTAYRKNFGTSQNVEVEIDKENGEVKAYAKKVIVENVENPLLEINLEDAKEIDPNYQVGDTIRIEVTPKNFGRIAAQTAKQVVLQRIREAEREIIYEEFVNRESEIVTGLVQRVSKSNVLINLGKTEGVLPPTEQIPGEIYKQGDRIKTYILEVKKTTKGPQIILSRTHPGLVKRLFELEVPEIHDGIVDIYNIAREAGSRTKIAVYSNDENVDPVGACVGHKGTRVKAVVDELNGEKIDIIIWSKNISEFIANSLSPAKVISVEVNEEEKSAKVIVPDYQLSLAIGKEGQNARLAAKLTGWKIDIKSESQENLEE; from the coding sequence ATGAAAGCCGAGTTTTTGGAGGCTCTAGAACAAATTGTTAAAGATAAAGGGATAACAAAAGATGTATTGTATGATGCTTTAGAAGCAGCCTTAAAAACTGCGTATAGAAAGAATTTTGGAACATCCCAAAATGTTGAAGTAGAAATAGATAAAGAAAATGGTGAAGTAAAAGCGTATGCAAAAAAGGTAATCGTAGAGAATGTTGAAAATCCATTATTAGAAATAAACTTAGAGGATGCCAAAGAGATAGATCCAAATTATCAGGTTGGAGATACAATACGAATAGAAGTAACGCCTAAGAACTTTGGAAGAATTGCTGCACAAACAGCTAAGCAAGTAGTTTTACAAAGAATTAGAGAAGCAGAAAGAGAGATAATATATGAAGAATTTGTCAACAGAGAGAGTGAAATTGTAACAGGTTTAGTTCAAAGAGTAAGCAAAAGTAATGTACTTATTAATCTAGGTAAAACAGAAGGTGTATTACCTCCAACAGAGCAAATCCCAGGTGAGATTTATAAACAAGGGGATAGAATTAAAACGTATATTTTAGAAGTTAAAAAAACTACAAAGGGACCACAGATAATATTATCAAGAACTCATCCTGGACTTGTAAAAAGATTATTTGAATTAGAAGTACCTGAAATTCATGATGGAATTGTTGACATTTATAATATTGCAAGAGAAGCTGGATCAAGAACAAAAATAGCTGTTTATTCTAATGATGAGAATGTTGATCCAGTAGGAGCTTGTGTTGGACATAAAGGAACTAGAGTTAAAGCTGTAGTAGATGAATTAAATGGTGAGAAAATTGACATTATAATTTGGAGTAAGAATATTAGTGAATTTATAGCAAATAGTTTAAGTCCAGCAAAAGTTATCAGTGTGGAAGTAAATGAAGAAGAGAAATCTGCTAAAGTAATTGTTCCAGATTATCAATTATCGTTAGCTATTGGTAAAGAGGGTCAAAATGCAAGGTTAGCTGCAAAATTAACAGGCTGGAAAATAGATATAAAAAGCGAAAGTCAAGAAAACCTAGAAGAATAA
- the rimP gene encoding ribosome maturation factor RimP — protein sequence MNRKEIEELTREIALQIVEDYNFELVDVEFVKEGSQRFLRIFIDKPGGITIEDCQKVSERISDRLDEIDPIEENYYLEVSSPGLDRPLKTENDYKKSLGKEVEISLYKPIEGRKKFIGKLKNYDKSTVTIELDQGSLITIDRKDLAKINLAVIF from the coding sequence ATGAATAGAAAAGAAATTGAAGAGTTAACAAGGGAAATAGCGTTGCAAATAGTTGAAGATTATAATTTTGAACTTGTTGATGTCGAATTTGTAAAAGAAGGTTCACAACGCTTTTTAAGAATATTTATAGATAAACCAGGTGGTATAACAATAGAAGATTGCCAAAAAGTAAGTGAACGGATAAGTGATAGATTAGATGAAATTGATCCTATTGAAGAAAATTATTATTTGGAAGTTTCTTCTCCTGGATTAGATAGACCTTTGAAAACTGAAAATGATTATAAAAAAAGCTTAGGAAAAGAAGTAGAAATTAGCTTATACAAACCTATTGAAGGAAGGAAAAAGTTTATTGGAAAACTTAAGAACTATGATAAATCTACTGTGACTATTGAATTAGATCAAGGTAGTTTAATAACAATAGATAGAAAAGATCTAGCTAAAATTAATTTGGCAGTTATTTTTTAA
- a CDS encoding PolC-type DNA polymerase III codes for MNSFEDKYFGKKIAKVNITVPDSVYFAIIEKARYNLKDNSLDIVLSSKEILSFNELEKIKLDLKDKIEGLKKINILVEYKEQYNNLKVIIEKFWENIIYIIHKEIPSSVGWTDSLKWSVEKEILYLYIENEFIYQSLINKRIDEIVRKTLFNSFRLEIKVNFIYKNESVNVKIHNELKEKEEKNFIIKLTEKRNNEENNREQVVKKNDSSLIYGKNFDDEIVRISDINTNTGSATVEGEIFDLEIKELKNNKKLYVFNITDYTNSITVKIFANDKVQEKLNSSIKNGIFIKLNGDIVYDTFLKQMIIIAKAIKLAKKNKRYDTAIEKRIELHVHTQMSAMDGMSSFNTIAKRASEWGHRAIAITDHGVVQSFPDGMEASKKYGIKVLYGVEGYLVNDSKLIVSNYNKEKLDCEYVVFDIETTGLSPFNDKITEIGAVKIKGNQIIDRFSQLINPEIKIPEKIVQLTGISNEMVADKPTIEKVLPEFLNFISGCVLVAHNASFDVGFIRVNCNKYGFKLVNPILDTLELSRNLFPKLKSHKLNVLAKHLNIKLENHHRAVDDSEATAKIFLKCLAILKEKGVSELSQINTIFNNNSFNTSETYHIVIFAKNQSGLKSLYKIISESHLKYFHRKPRIPKSLLAKYREDLILGTACEAGELYKALLKGKDFNEIREIVNFYDYLEIQPIENNLHLIRNGVVKDIEELKLINKKIVELGEKFKKPVVATGDVHFLDPYDEVYRRILMHGQGYSDADNQAPLYFKTTDEMLKAFEYLGEDKAKEVVVYNTNLIADMIEDILPIPNGTFPPKIEGAEEELRQMTYKKAKQIYGDNLPNIVKDRLDRELNSIISNGYAVMYIIAQKLVTKSLRDGYLVGSRGSVGSSFVATMSDITEVNPLPPHYVCPNCKNSEFITDGSVGSGADLPDKICPKCGTKYNKDGHDIPFEVFLGFEGDKEPDIDLNFAGEYQPIAHKYTEQLFGKGYVFRAGTIGTIAEKTAYGFVKKYFEEKGIAVNSAEINRLVKGCTGIKRTSGQHPGGLMVVPSDKEIFDFCPIQYPADDKNSGVITTHFDYHSISGRILKLDILGHDVPTIIKMLEDLTGVDPQSIPLDDKQTMSIFTSTEPLGISKEDLECEVGTLGIPEFGTKFVRQMLIDTKPTTFAELVRISGLSHGTDVWLNNAQDLVRDGIAKLSEVISTRDDIMLYLIYKGLDKKRSFKIMEKVRKGKGLSQEDEEYMREMNVPDWYIKSCKKIKYMFPKAHAVAYVMMSFRIAYFKVHYPEAFYATYFTSKAADFDAELITKGPEVIKRKIEELEELGNSKTAKEKNLLTVLEVALEMYLRGFKFCKVDLYESDSDKFIITKQGILPPLKSLQGVGENAAKSIVKERTNGEFLSIEDLINRAKVTKTVIEALRNHGCLDGMPESNQLSLFSI; via the coding sequence ATGAACTCTTTTGAAGATAAATATTTTGGAAAGAAAATAGCTAAAGTTAATATTACAGTTCCAGACTCTGTTTATTTTGCTATCATAGAAAAAGCTCGATATAATTTAAAAGATAATTCGTTAGATATAGTTTTAAGCTCTAAAGAAATATTAAGTTTTAATGAATTAGAAAAAATTAAGTTAGATTTGAAAGACAAAATTGAAGGTTTGAAAAAAATCAATATTTTGGTTGAATATAAAGAACAATATAATAATTTAAAAGTAATTATTGAAAAGTTTTGGGAAAATATTATTTACATAATTCATAAAGAAATTCCTTCAAGTGTAGGTTGGACAGATAGTTTAAAGTGGAGTGTAGAAAAAGAGATATTATATTTATATATAGAAAATGAATTTATTTATCAGTCATTAATCAATAAAAGGATAGATGAAATAGTTAGAAAAACATTATTCAATAGTTTTAGATTAGAGATAAAAGTTAATTTTATTTATAAGAATGAAAGTGTTAATGTTAAAATACACAATGAATTGAAAGAAAAAGAAGAAAAAAACTTTATTATAAAACTAACAGAAAAGCGAAATAATGAAGAAAATAATAGAGAACAAGTTGTGAAAAAAAATGATAGTAGTTTGATTTATGGTAAAAACTTTGATGATGAAATTGTTAGAATTTCTGATATTAATACTAATACAGGTTCAGCTACTGTGGAAGGGGAAATTTTTGATTTAGAAATAAAAGAGTTAAAAAATAATAAAAAACTTTATGTCTTCAATATAACAGATTATACAAATTCGATAACTGTGAAAATTTTTGCTAATGATAAAGTTCAGGAAAAACTAAATTCAAGTATAAAAAATGGGATTTTTATTAAACTAAATGGGGATATTGTTTATGATACTTTCTTAAAACAGATGATAATTATTGCTAAAGCTATTAAATTGGCTAAAAAAAATAAGAGATATGATACGGCAATTGAGAAAAGAATAGAATTACACGTACATACACAAATGAGTGCAATGGATGGAATGTCAAGCTTTAATACTATAGCTAAAAGGGCAAGTGAATGGGGACATAGGGCTATAGCTATAACAGATCATGGCGTAGTTCAAAGTTTTCCTGATGGCATGGAAGCTTCTAAAAAATATGGCATAAAAGTACTGTATGGAGTTGAAGGTTATTTAGTAAACGATAGTAAATTGATAGTTTCAAACTATAATAAAGAAAAGTTAGATTGTGAATATGTTGTTTTCGATATCGAAACAACAGGCTTATCACCTTTTAATGATAAGATTACTGAAATAGGAGCAGTAAAGATTAAAGGGAACCAAATTATTGATAGATTTAGTCAATTGATAAATCCAGAGATTAAAATACCTGAAAAAATTGTACAACTTACCGGTATAAGTAATGAAATGGTAGCTGATAAACCAACTATAGAAAAAGTTTTACCAGAATTTTTGAATTTTATAAGTGGATGCGTTTTAGTTGCTCATAATGCTTCTTTTGATGTAGGCTTTATTAGAGTGAATTGTAATAAATATGGATTTAAACTTGTTAATCCAATTTTAGATACTTTAGAGCTGTCTAGAAATTTATTTCCTAAACTTAAAAGCCATAAATTAAATGTTTTAGCTAAACATCTAAATATAAAACTAGAGAATCATCATAGAGCAGTGGATGATTCAGAAGCAACTGCTAAAATATTTTTAAAATGTTTAGCAATATTGAAGGAGAAAGGCGTTTCAGAATTATCACAGATAAATACTATATTTAACAATAATAGTTTTAATACTAGTGAGACTTATCATATTGTCATTTTTGCAAAAAATCAAAGCGGATTAAAAAGTTTGTATAAGATAATATCAGAATCACATTTAAAATATTTTCACAGGAAACCTAGAATACCTAAATCCTTACTTGCAAAATATAGAGAGGATTTAATACTTGGAACAGCTTGTGAAGCAGGTGAACTCTATAAAGCTTTGTTGAAAGGAAAAGATTTTAATGAAATTAGAGAAATTGTTAATTTTTACGATTATCTGGAAATACAACCAATAGAAAATAATTTACATCTTATTAGAAATGGAGTAGTAAAAGATATAGAAGAGTTAAAATTGATTAATAAGAAAATAGTAGAACTTGGAGAAAAATTCAAAAAGCCAGTAGTTGCTACTGGAGATGTACATTTCCTAGATCCGTATGATGAAGTATATAGAAGGATATTGATGCATGGACAAGGATACTCAGATGCAGATAATCAAGCTCCTCTATATTTTAAAACTACTGACGAAATGTTAAAAGCATTTGAGTATTTAGGAGAAGACAAAGCTAAAGAAGTAGTTGTATATAATACAAATTTAATTGCTGATATGATAGAAGATATTTTGCCTATACCGAATGGAACTTTCCCACCTAAAATTGAAGGGGCCGAAGAAGAATTAAGGCAAATGACCTATAAGAAAGCTAAGCAAATATATGGAGACAACTTGCCTAACATTGTAAAAGATCGTTTAGATAGAGAACTTAATTCGATTATTAGTAATGGATATGCTGTTATGTATATTATAGCTCAAAAATTGGTAACTAAATCTTTAAGAGATGGCTATTTAGTAGGTTCAAGAGGGTCTGTTGGTTCATCTTTTGTTGCTACAATGAGTGATATTACAGAAGTAAACCCTTTACCACCTCATTATGTGTGTCCTAATTGTAAAAATAGTGAATTCATTACTGATGGTTCTGTCGGTTCAGGAGCTGATTTACCAGATAAGATATGTCCAAAATGTGGAACAAAATATAATAAAGATGGGCATGATATTCCTTTTGAAGTGTTTTTAGGATTTGAAGGTGATAAAGAACCAGATATTGATTTGAATTTTGCTGGTGAATATCAACCAATAGCGCATAAATATACAGAACAACTTTTTGGTAAAGGTTATGTTTTTAGAGCAGGTACAATAGGTACTATAGCAGAAAAAACTGCATACGGTTTTGTAAAGAAATATTTTGAAGAAAAAGGCATAGCGGTTAATAGTGCAGAAATAAATAGATTGGTTAAAGGTTGTACAGGCATAAAAAGGACTTCTGGACAACATCCAGGTGGTTTAATGGTTGTACCAAGTGATAAGGAAATCTTTGATTTCTGCCCAATCCAATATCCTGCAGATGATAAAAATTCAGGAGTTATAACTACGCATTTCGATTATCATTCTATAAGTGGTAGAATTTTAAAGCTTGATATTTTAGGTCACGATGTTCCTACAATAATTAAGATGTTAGAAGATTTAACAGGAGTAGACCCTCAAAGTATACCTCTAGATGATAAACAAACTATGAGCATTTTTACTAGTACCGAACCGCTTGGGATATCTAAAGAAGATTTAGAATGTGAAGTAGGTACTTTAGGCATACCAGAGTTTGGTACTAAATTTGTTAGACAGATGTTAATTGATACTAAACCAACTACTTTTGCTGAATTGGTAAGAATTAGTGGATTGTCTCACGGCACTGATGTTTGGCTTAATAATGCACAAGATTTAGTAAGAGATGGAATTGCAAAATTAAGTGAAGTAATTTCAACTAGAGATGATATTATGCTTTACTTAATCTATAAAGGATTAGATAAAAAAAGATCGTTTAAAATAATGGAAAAAGTTAGGAAAGGCAAAGGTTTATCACAAGAAGATGAAGAGTATATGAGGGAAATGAATGTGCCAGATTGGTATATTAAGTCATGTAAAAAAATAAAATATATGTTTCCAAAAGCACATGCTGTAGCATATGTAATGATGTCGTTTAGAATAGCTTATTTTAAAGTTCACTATCCAGAAGCTTTTTATGCTACTTATTTTACTTCTAAAGCAGCTGACTTCGATGCAGAATTAATTACAAAAGGGCCTGAAGTAATTAAAAGAAAGATAGAAGAATTAGAAGAGTTGGGCAATTCTAAAACAGCTAAGGAAAAGAACTTGTTAACTGTATTAGAAGTAGCTCTTGAAATGTATTTAAGAGGATTTAAGTTTTGTAAAGTAGATTTATATGAATCTGATAGTGATAAATTTATTATAACTAAACAAGGCATATTACCTCCATTAAAATCCTTGCAAGGTGTTGGTGAAAATGCAGCGAAAAGTATTGTGAAAGAAAGAACCAATGGAGAATTTTTATCAATTGAAGATTTAATAAATCGTGCTAAAGTAACTAAAACCGTAATTGAAGCTTTAAGAAATCATGGATGCTTAGATGGCATGCCAGAAAGTAACCAACTAAGTTTATTTAGCATTTGA
- a CDS encoding MgtC/SapB family protein produces MLTIKQIFIRLFLSILLSGLIGMERESIRRPAGFRTHILVCVGSTLVMLTGIYIVDLYNYKSSLDVTRLGAQVISGIGFLGAGTIIREGTTVKGLTTAAGLWAVACIGLAIGAGFYLAAILTALLVFITLLAFTRVEKHIKVRRNYMCIKIVSVNQPGQLGKVGSITGKYGANIRNIELESQDDNIVVITLLIQIPNTSIKLDLLNELSRIEDILEVYEC; encoded by the coding sequence ATGTTAACAATTAAGCAAATTTTTATTAGGCTTTTTTTATCAATTCTACTTTCGGGATTAATTGGAATGGAAAGAGAAAGTATACGGAGACCTGCTGGTTTTAGAACACATATTTTAGTATGTGTAGGTTCGACTTTAGTTATGTTAACAGGAATATATATAGTTGATTTATATAATTACAAAAGTAGTTTGGATGTAACTAGATTAGGAGCACAAGTGATTAGTGGTATAGGTTTTCTAGGAGCTGGAACAATTATTAGAGAAGGAACAACTGTTAAAGGATTAACTACAGCTGCTGGTTTGTGGGCAGTAGCATGCATTGGTTTAGCTATTGGAGCTGGCTTTTATCTAGCAGCTATTTTAACAGCATTGTTAGTATTTATTACTTTATTAGCTTTTACTAGAGTTGAAAAGCATATTAAAGTGAGAAGAAATTATATGTGTATCAAAATAGTTTCAGTTAATCAACCTGGGCAGCTTGGTAAAGTAGGATCAATTACTGGAAAATATGGCGCAAATATTAGAAATATTGAATTAGAATCACAGGATGATAATATAGTAGTGATTACTTTACTTATACAAATACCGAATACCTCTATTAAACTTGACTTATTGAACGAATTAAGTAGAATTGAAGATATATTAGAGGTATATGAGTGTTAG
- a CDS encoding glycosyltransferase family 2 protein encodes MEIITTIIPAYNEEKTIGNVLSVVKEIDLIDRIIVVSDGSKDMTAQIARDFGVDVIELKDNVGKGGAIKNGIDRTNGEIILFLDADLVGLKPNHILDLLMPVISGECDMSIGIFNNGRFATDLAQKLTPYLSGQRAIKRYIIEGISNIDVTRYGIEVALTRYVSKNNIKTKEVYLDNVTHVMKEEKLGVVKGFTARLKMYRDIAKYISLVNLKK; translated from the coding sequence ATGGAGATAATAACTACTATTATTCCAGCTTATAATGAGGAAAAAACTATTGGGAATGTTTTAAGTGTAGTTAAAGAAATAGATTTGATTGATAGGATTATAGTAGTTAGTGATGGTTCAAAAGATATGACAGCACAGATAGCAAGAGATTTTGGTGTGGATGTTATAGAATTAAAAGATAATGTTGGTAAAGGTGGAGCTATAAAAAATGGAATAGATAGAACAAATGGAGAAATTATATTATTCTTAGATGCAGATCTTGTCGGACTTAAACCAAATCATATATTAGATTTACTAATGCCAGTTATTAGTGGAGAATGTGATATGTCAATTGGTATATTTAATAATGGAAGATTTGCAACAGACTTAGCTCAAAAATTAACACCTTACTTGTCTGGCCAAAGGGCTATAAAGAGATACATAATTGAAGGAATTTCTAATATTGATGTAACGAGATATGGAATTGAAGTAGCATTGACAAGATATGTTTCTAAAAATAATATAAAAACTAAAGAAGTTTATTTAGATAATGTAACACATGTTATGAAAGAAGAAAAGTTAGGAGTTGTAAAAGGTTTTACAGCTAGGTTAAAGATGTATAGAGATATAGCAAAATATATTAGTTTAGTAAATTTAAAGAAATAG
- the ispG gene encoding flavodoxin-dependent (E)-4-hydroxy-3-methylbut-2-enyl-diphosphate synthase encodes MRRKTRKIFYGNVAVGGDSQITVQSMTNTDTRDINSTIKQIKELEREGCDIVRVSVKDIESANAIRIIKKQINIPLIADVHFDYRLAIQSVKNGVDGLRINPGNIGSEDRIKEVVKACKDYNVPIRIGVNSGSISKEYIDKFGGVNEDAMVYSALDHIRILENMDFRDIVISLKSSDILLTINAYKKMAEIVDYPFHLGITEAGTVWKGTIKSSIGIGTLLLMGIGDTIRVSLTGDPVEEVKVGKQILRSIGLLKDNVEIISCPTCGRTEIDLIKLVTEAEKKLKDINKPFKIAIMGCVVNGPGEAREADFGIAGGKGNGLIFRKGEIIKKVKESELLNELIKEISQS; translated from the coding sequence ATGAGAAGGAAAACACGAAAAATATTTTATGGTAATGTAGCAGTAGGTGGAGATTCACAAATTACTGTTCAGTCTATGACTAATACTGATACAAGAGATATAAATAGCACAATTAAACAAATAAAAGAGCTAGAAAGAGAAGGATGCGACATAGTAAGAGTATCCGTTAAGGATATTGAATCAGCTAATGCAATAAGAATAATTAAAAAGCAAATAAACATACCTCTGATAGCAGATGTACACTTTGATTATAGGTTAGCAATTCAATCTGTGAAAAATGGTGTAGATGGTTTAAGGATAAATCCAGGGAATATTGGATCTGAAGATAGGATAAAAGAAGTAGTAAAAGCTTGTAAAGATTATAATGTACCTATAAGAATTGGTGTTAATTCTGGCTCTATAAGTAAAGAATATATTGATAAATTTGGTGGAGTAAATGAGGATGCTATGGTATATAGTGCATTAGACCATATTAGAATACTTGAAAATATGGATTTTAGAGACATAGTAATTTCTCTAAAATCTTCTGATATACTTTTGACAATAAATGCTTATAAAAAAATGGCAGAAATAGTGGATTATCCTTTTCACCTTGGAATAACTGAAGCTGGTACCGTTTGGAAAGGAACTATTAAATCATCAATAGGAATTGGTACCCTTTTACTCATGGGAATAGGGGATACAATACGAGTATCATTAACAGGTGATCCAGTTGAAGAAGTAAAAGTAGGAAAACAAATTTTAAGATCTATTGGATTACTTAAAGATAATGTGGAGATAATATCATGTCCTACTTGTGGAAGGACTGAGATAGATCTTATTAAATTAGTAACAGAAGCTGAAAAAAAGTTGAAAGACATCAATAAACCTTTTAAAATAGCAATAATGGGCTGTGTAGTGAATGGACCTGGTGAAGCTAGGGAAGCTGATTTTGGAATAGCAGGTGGGAAAGGGAATGGACTAATTTTTAGAAAAGGAGAAATTATAAAGAAAGTTAAAGAAAGTGAGCTGTTAAATGAACTTATTAAAGAGATTAGTCAATCATAA
- the rseP gene encoding RIP metalloprotease RseP codes for MLTAIAAILVFFLVVIFHEFGHFIVAKMVDIKVHEFSIGMGPRLTSIRKGETEYSIRILPIGGYVRMEGEDEVSNDLRSFNNKPILSRAAVLFAGAFMNFVLAILVFSIIAYVIGMPTTTIEKITPNFPAENSGLKKGDKIVQINDKTITKWEEIVTEINKGENKKLEIIVLRGNEKKKFIVKPMLNKESNRFMIGITPKAKKSIIYSVEVGIKRTIFIISMMFKFFEMLFKGNINTKDIVGPVGIIYMVGEAAKVGILSVLSLTGLISVNLGFFNLLPIPALDGSRLMFLFIESIRKKPIEPEKEGFIHFIGFVFLMILMVIIVYKDIVRFNVFR; via the coding sequence TTGCTTACAGCTATTGCGGCTATATTAGTTTTTTTTCTAGTAGTTATTTTTCATGAGTTTGGACATTTTATAGTAGCTAAAATGGTAGATATAAAAGTTCATGAATTTTCAATAGGTATGGGACCAAGATTAACAAGTATAAGAAAAGGTGAGACTGAATATTCAATACGTATATTGCCAATAGGCGGATATGTTAGGATGGAAGGCGAAGATGAAGTTTCAAATGACCTGAGAAGTTTTAATAATAAACCTATATTATCAAGAGCTGCTGTATTATTTGCTGGTGCATTTATGAATTTTGTTTTGGCTATTTTAGTATTTAGTATTATAGCTTATGTTATAGGTATGCCAACTACGACTATTGAAAAAATCACTCCTAATTTTCCAGCAGAAAATTCAGGCTTAAAAAAAGGGGATAAAATTGTTCAAATTAATGATAAAACAATTACAAAATGGGAAGAAATAGTTACTGAAATTAATAAAGGGGAAAATAAGAAATTAGAAATTATAGTATTAAGAGGAAATGAAAAAAAGAAATTTATCGTCAAACCTATGTTAAATAAAGAGTCAAATAGATTTATGATAGGTATAACACCAAAGGCTAAAAAGTCGATAATATATTCAGTAGAAGTAGGAATTAAACGTACTATTTTCATTATTAGTATGATGTTTAAGTTTTTTGAAATGCTTTTTAAAGGCAATATAAATACTAAAGATATAGTAGGCCCGGTTGGTATCATATATATGGTTGGGGAAGCAGCAAAAGTAGGAATATTAAGTGTATTGTCATTAACAGGGTTAATCAGTGTGAATTTAGGATTTTTCAATTTGTTACCAATACCAGCTTTGGATGGAAGTAGGTTGATGTTTCTTTTTATAGAATCTATAAGGAAAAAGCCAATAGAACCTGAAAAAGAGGGCTTTATTCACTTTATCGGATTTGTTTTTTTAATGATACTTATGGTAATTATTGTATATAAGGATATTGTTAGATTTAATGTTTTTAGGTAG
- a CDS encoding 1-deoxy-D-xylulose-5-phosphate reductoisomerase has product MKNVSILGSTGSIGTQTLEVINELEDFNIVGLSANKNIDLLEKQALKYKPQIVAVYDENRAKLLREKLKIHNIKVVSGMEGLIEVATEKQSDIVLTSVVGMIGLLPTLEAIKSGKIIALANKETLVTAGEIVMAEAKKNNINIIPVDSEHSAIFQSLRSGAKEEVSKIILTASGGPFRGKKLNDLKNVSVFDALKHPNWSMGRKISIDSATLMNKGLEVIEAKWLFDVNIENIEVVVHPQSIIHSMVEFIDGSIIAQLGVPDMKIPIQYALTYPERKYSNIKKLKLTEIKELTFEEPDLDTFPCLKFAFEAIKHGGTMPSVLNAANEIAVELFLERKIQFLDIPKLIEKAMSKHKIIYRPNLDDIIESDKWAREYIISEYNR; this is encoded by the coding sequence TTGAAAAATGTAAGTATATTAGGATCTACAGGTTCGATAGGAACACAAACTTTAGAAGTTATAAATGAATTAGAAGATTTTAATATAGTTGGTCTATCTGCAAATAAAAACATTGATTTGTTAGAAAAACAAGCTTTAAAATACAAACCTCAAATTGTAGCAGTTTATGATGAAAATAGAGCAAAATTGCTTAGAGAGAAGCTAAAAATACATAATATTAAAGTAGTAAGTGGTATGGAAGGGTTAATTGAAGTTGCAACTGAAAAACAATCTGATATTGTGTTAACTTCAGTTGTTGGAATGATTGGACTTTTACCTACATTAGAAGCAATAAAATCTGGTAAAATAATTGCTTTAGCAAATAAAGAGACATTGGTAACAGCAGGAGAAATAGTAATGGCTGAAGCAAAAAAGAATAACATAAATATTATACCTGTTGATAGTGAGCACTCTGCTATTTTTCAAAGTTTGAGATCAGGAGCAAAAGAAGAAGTCTCAAAAATAATTTTAACTGCTTCAGGAGGACCTTTCAGAGGCAAAAAATTAAATGATTTAAAAAATGTAAGTGTTTTTGATGCTTTGAAACATCCGAATTGGTCTATGGGTAGAAAAATTTCTATTGATTCAGCGACTTTGATGAATAAAGGGTTAGAAGTTATAGAAGCAAAGTGGTTATTTGATGTTAATATAGAAAATATTGAAGTCGTTGTACATCCACAAAGTATAATTCATTCAATGGTAGAATTTATAGATGGTTCAATAATAGCACAATTAGGAGTACCTGATATGAAGATACCAATACAATATGCTTTGACTTATCCAGAAAGAAAATATAGTAACATAAAAAAATTAAAATTAACAGAGATTAAAGAGTTAACGTTTGAAGAACCTGATTTAGATACATTTCCTTGTTTGAAATTTGCATTTGAAGCTATAAAACATGGAGGGACAATGCCGAGTGTTTTAAATGCAGCTAATGAAATAGCTGTGGAACTGTTTTTAGAAAGAAAGATACAATTTTTAGATATACCTAAATTAATTGAAAAAGCAATGTCAAAGCATAAAATAATATATAGACCTAATTTAGATGATATAATAGAAAGTGACAAATGGGCAAGAGAATATATTATTTCAGAATATAATAGATAG